Below is a genomic region from Phycobacter azelaicus.
CCGGTGGGCATCGGGGGGCTGCCCCGGTGCCTGCGGTAGATCACCACCAAGGTGGCAACAAGCCGTCCCCATGTAAGTGGGATTAAAGGCAACTCGCATGAATGTGACGTGATATCTGGTCGGAGTGAGAGGATTCGAACCTCCGGCCCCTGCCTCCCGAAGACAGTGCTCTACCAGGCTGAGCTACACTCCGACCGTGGCGCGGAATTATACCCGGTCGTCTGGTTTTGCAAGCGCATTTGTCATGGTTTTTGTGGCACCTGCCAAATAGAAATGCTTGCTCCTGCCGAAGGGCAAAGCCATCCTGATCGAAAAATGGCGTTGCAATGACAGCAGACTATCTTTCGGTTCTGGGTGGGATCGGCATGTTCCTTGTGGGCATGAAGATCATGACAACGGCACTGCGCGATGCGGCGGGGCCAAACCTGCGGGCGATTCTGACCCGCTTCACTACGACACCGCTGAAGGGGGCGGTGACAGGAACCGTCTCGACCGCCGTAATCCAATCCTCCAGTGCTACGACCGTGATGACAGTTGGGTTCGTTGGGGCAGGGCTTCTGACCATGCCCCAGGCTCTAGGAGTGATCTATGGCGCCAATATTGGAACAACGGCGACAGGCTGGCTGGTGTCCATCCTTGGTTTCAAGCTGAAGCTTGGCAGCCTAGCCATGGCGGGGCTCTTGCTGTCTGGCCTTGCCGACCTTCTGGGGCGCGGTGTTGTTGCCCGAACGGGACGGATCATGTCCGGGCTTTGCCTGTTGTTGATCGGGCTGGACCTGATGCAATCGGGCATGTCGGATGTCACTGGTCTGATCACTCCCGAGATGCTGCCAACGCAAACTCTCTGGGGCATGGTGCTACTGGTTGGGCTGGGTGCTGGGATCACGATCCTTATGCAGTCTTCGTCTGCGGCCATGGCGCTGGCGCTCGTGATGCTGCAGGGCGGGGCGCTGACCATGCTGCAGGCGCTGGCGATCGTGATTGGCATGAATGTCGGAACCACATTTACGGCCATTCTGGCAGCTGTTGGCGGATCACGGCCGATGCGGCAGACAGCCCTCGCAAACCTCGTGTTCAATATCGTGACTTCGCTCGTGGCCTTCGGAATTCTTTTCCTAGGTGCAACATTGCTGTCTGATCTGGAGGCCGCCGTTGGCGCAGTGACGACGGTTCTTCTGTTTCATATGGGGTTCAACATTCTGGGGACCGCGTTGTTCCTGCCGGTGACCGGGGCTTTTGCCACGCTCATAGCCCGATTGGTGCCGGACAAGCCCGCAGCGCCTGCAATCGATCTTGACCGTGCCCTCGTGCAGGATTCGGGGCTTGCCATCATGGCAGCAGCGGCTGCAGCGACCAGCACTTTTCAGCGTATGGCCGAGGCACTGTCCGCGGCCTTGATCGCGCCTCCAGACTATCGGCCTTTGGCGGCGCTGGGCCCTCTGCGGGAGGCTCTGCCGCAATTGACGGAGTTCCTTGCCGATATCCGCCTGCCAGAGGGGAGAGAGGATCAGGAAGCCGCCTATGGCGCCCTTTTGCATGAGACGGATCACCTACTTCGCCTGATGGAGCGGTGCAAACAGACAAGCCAAATCTCGGACCTTTTGGACGATCCTCTACTGCGCCGTCCGGCGCAGGCCTTTGCCATGGCCCTGGCATCTATCGCGGATGAAAGTGCAGATCTGGATAAGGCGGCCGTTCGCCTGCAGCGGCTTACGGCGCTGGTGGAGCGGCGCACCAGACGTCACCGGCGGGCGCTGATGCTGGGTGAGCATGCTGGGATGTACAAGTTGTCCGAGGTATTTGCCCATACGGATGCGATGCGGTGGCTCCAGCGCAGTCTGCATCACGCAGAGCGTATCGCGCACTATGGGCATGTCGCGCACGAAGCTTTGGCTGCGGCAAAACCTGCTGCCGCAGCCGATCCTGTTGAGGTGGTTTAGAGGCTCGCTTCAAGCGCGGCGACGACGGCATCGCCCATTTCGCTGGTGGAGACGGGATCGACACCCTCTTCACCCAGAAGGTCCGCGGTGCGTACGCCATCTGCCAGAACCTTTTCGACAGCCGCTTCGAGGCGGTCTGCCTCAGCACCCATGTCGAAGGAATAGCGCAGCGCCATGGCAAAGCTGAGGATACAGGCAATCGGGTTCGCCTTGCCCTGACCGGCAATGTCGGGGGCCGAGCCGTGCACGGGTTCGTACAGAGCCTTGGGTCGGCCATTGGCCATCGGCTTGCCAAGGCTCGCAGAGGGTAGCATGCCAAGCGAGCCGGTCAGCATGGCTGCAGCATCGGACAGCAGATCGCCAAACAGGTTGTCGGTCACGATCACGTCGAACTGCTTGGGCCAGCGGCACAGCTGCATGGCGCCTGCGTCTGCATACATGTGGGACAGCTCGACCTCGGGGTAGTCCTTGGCCACTTCGGTGACGACTTCGCGCCACAGGATGCCCGACTCCATGACGTTGGCCTTTTCCATCGAGCACAGCTTCTTGTTCCGGCGCATGGCTAGCTCGAAAGCCGATCGGGCAACGCGGTCGATCTCGCTTTCGGTGTAGCGCTGGGTGTTGATGCCGACGCGTTCATTGCCTTCTTCGATGATGCCGCGGGGCTCACCAAAGTAGATGCCAGAGGTCAGCTCGCGCACGATCATGATGTCGAGGCCCGCGACTACGTCCTTTTTCAGCGAGGAGAAATCCGCCAGCGCGTCAAAGCACTGCGCCGGGCGCAGGTTGGCGTAAAGGTCCATCTCCTTGCGCAGGCGCAACAGGCCGCGCTCGGGTTTCACCGAGAAATCCAGCACGTCATACTTGGGGCCGCCCACGGCGCCCAGAAGCACGGCGTCGACGTCTTGCGCCTTGGCCATGGTATCGTCATGCAGCGGGGTCCCGTGCGCGTCATAGGCGGCGCCGCCGACCAGATCCTCGCTCACATCGAACTGAAGGTCACGCTTCTCGCCGTACCAGCCGATGACCTTGCGGACCTCTGCCATGACTTCGGGGCCGATGCCGTCACCGGGCAGAATCAGGATCGATGGGTTGGACATGCACTTCCTCCTTGAAATAGCTGGGGATGGGGTACTCTTCGGAACGGCCAGCGTCAATAACATGCCCTTTGCTTTTAAGGGGCTGTGGCCTGTTTCGCAGCCCTTTCGAGGCCCTGCGCCAGCAGGTCCCATACAGCGCGGATGCGCGGGGTGTGCCGCATGATGCCGTGGGCCGCCAGCCAGACGTGCAGGGGGGGCAGCGCCAAGTCCAGATCCAGTTCCT
It encodes:
- a CDS encoding Na/Pi cotransporter family protein — translated: MTADYLSVLGGIGMFLVGMKIMTTALRDAAGPNLRAILTRFTTTPLKGAVTGTVSTAVIQSSSATTVMTVGFVGAGLLTMPQALGVIYGANIGTTATGWLVSILGFKLKLGSLAMAGLLLSGLADLLGRGVVARTGRIMSGLCLLLIGLDLMQSGMSDVTGLITPEMLPTQTLWGMVLLVGLGAGITILMQSSSAAMALALVMLQGGALTMLQALAIVIGMNVGTTFTAILAAVGGSRPMRQTALANLVFNIVTSLVAFGILFLGATLLSDLEAAVGAVTTVLLFHMGFNILGTALFLPVTGAFATLIARLVPDKPAAPAIDLDRALVQDSGLAIMAAAAAATSTFQRMAEALSAALIAPPDYRPLAALGPLREALPQLTEFLADIRLPEGREDQEAAYGALLHETDHLLRLMERCKQTSQISDLLDDPLLRRPAQAFAMALASIADESADLDKAAVRLQRLTALVERRTRRHRRALMLGEHAGMYKLSEVFAHTDAMRWLQRSLHHAERIAHYGHVAHEALAAAKPAAAADPVEVV
- the leuB gene encoding 3-isopropylmalate dehydrogenase, translated to MSNPSILILPGDGIGPEVMAEVRKVIGWYGEKRDLQFDVSEDLVGGAAYDAHGTPLHDDTMAKAQDVDAVLLGAVGGPKYDVLDFSVKPERGLLRLRKEMDLYANLRPAQCFDALADFSSLKKDVVAGLDIMIVRELTSGIYFGEPRGIIEEGNERVGINTQRYTESEIDRVARSAFELAMRRNKKLCSMEKANVMESGILWREVVTEVAKDYPEVELSHMYADAGAMQLCRWPKQFDVIVTDNLFGDLLSDAAAMLTGSLGMLPSASLGKPMANGRPKALYEPVHGSAPDIAGQGKANPIACILSFAMALRYSFDMGAEADRLEAAVEKVLADGVRTADLLGEEGVDPVSTSEMGDAVVAALEASL